A genomic stretch from Aedes albopictus strain Foshan chromosome 2, AalbF5, whole genome shotgun sequence includes:
- the LOC115263163 gene encoding uncharacterized protein LOC115263163: MDEVPASPELVKKRKSRRKALHFSKQRTSLSLNRARAAEVQQQDSVVGDATADVSELEETAGAENEEPEIPEQNDLLYFDVDTENIELAFEDPLVSAAILEKANQIEQECTARPSDDFLVNVQNKFVRIDEVIELEVKPGPSDPIPAIGKEPNATVTSKKANYSYTKFDLDTQMIGICEAADILAGLNTNPEQELNDWSSPLKQQQQEKEKVMHIKTEPLSQIRPKTPTTEEVRRRDRWSNVRQSSLSRKSISIQECRTPPSTSKINISRCITVDFSDESDSELRIDFSKIKSSQLKRRLEKIQSYIDSPPQAVRKTAERRTFSRKKFEKSPHTPVAVRRLSYESTNSERTNGIEMEPAHISSDEEMDCLQGTQQHPQPEDPVAIDSSPEGDNFDSSLLIKANINQLSQFFSQPGPPVTKPNPDSESLNKEPPFFGFPPEPTSPISLPSDTSASPKVLSIAWLFRSEAETESESELEGRNSEEHIHRLLEDDDDFLVQLYSSQRKEESVGTPEPASPIKEGSPAREAEFVMPLPPAERYSNRTNMVTPSNETDINHAYPPLEGFQTARGRGIKISETALAKARTIWDDEERKFDGDKAWQTNTTDDNEACAVLVPVPEKPSFGGFCTAGGSKVHISDKALARAEQLWKEEEGNDDIGAPVVEYDKPETALQSFGGFQTAGGSRVTASEKALAKAQHILDQLEHEMRTEDIHPEQVQGESFGFQTARGSTVKVSDDAMSKAQSMLRRIELDLENQLNDPLNGKPRKIPKEDANKPTTAEDGSCAKRLRDGNDSEPETPLKKYKLEARCNNAVHQFSTSTPNIHGKAIVPTSHHNGKHELDHFFGDLDDHEFQQLFSGMDPTGPNSRRSRPMKQVRLTSRFDECDNVSADEHNLPGGIPWDDSFGDVVTKLNSDEGLRVAQQILEARQLCRQRQQSYIENKPSDERRPRLTEFIKKKQLSGRKNVRQFVESNKNSGDIGVVSERLRHVNADNAKDFKFDMIQLYGKTECLENVEGISLGNPNATTRLLFNDRCQVGLPELKAAFLASPGVDPALIPTGWIENCWVWIIIKLTSMECQFSECFSGITTPENMFNQLVYRYHIEIDNAKRSVIRKMLEKDDIASKRMVLFVSRIFRGSVPFEAEIELCDGWYAIRTVLDFPLTQAVLRGKVTIGTKLMIQGAELINLSEGCSPLEVPADVRLKIHANSTRRTKWDTRLGVYKVPLNFVISSNDVLEGGGLIASLEIIILRVYPMMFVDKTQRDAQGAVKGDRASTVLRSERVERRRALESDSNRFENFQALFSQVQREVQAESVQQNGRSSLLSKLTRATTTAELLELVDAGLDLSCLEIEFSSTQREAIINLQRRKQEECLQEVNRRIRERMNGAESKRKVSSLLKLRIADARKPDKVLLLSIWRPPEDHCNVFQEGRVLEMRNASANGIKNGEVQLTAGKNSAFKILDLHQYEPPVRLMRTLTKIADIETTGFRPMFNEFDTIGIVIQVGTIGNKNFQTVYLADADQNLLGVHFWSSIKEYAYEDVVKEHVVLCISNLQWRTNNAHNVIPTAFATECTTFSEHSKSKHFVEEFQSFHAFLKDRDLQEFYDECSAKIAELKDVKLPRSCSFNTPLRNNSTTTPMRSILTSVNPNATTTPSPGVRQPASLQKRKLEQLAAYKSPPKLSPIIMRYNPKVRKDFKTPSKLEDRINQIDRDDSVC; the protein is encoded by the exons ATGGATGAAGTGCCAGCTAGTCCAGAGTTGGTTAAAAAACGAAAATCCCGCAGGAAAGCGTTGCACTTTAGCAAACAGCGAACGTCACTATCGTTGAACCGTGCCAGAGCCGCCGAAGTGCAGCAGCAGGATTCGGTTGTCGGGGATGCAACTGCGGACGTCAGTGAGttggaagaaactgctggagcagAAAATGAGGAACCGGAAATACCCGAACAAAACGACCTGCTATATTTCGATGTCGACACGGAAAACATTGAGTTGGCCTTCGAAGATCCGCTGGTTTCGGCTGCTATTTTGGAAAAAGCGAATCAAATTGAGCAGGAATGCACTGCACGGCCATCGGATGATTTTCTGGTCAACGTTCAGAATAAGTTTGTCAGAATAGATGAGGTCATTGAGTTGGAGGTAAAACCTGGGCCCTCGGACCCAATACCAGCGATTGGAAAAGAACCCAATGCCACTGTAACGAGCAAAAAGGCAAACTACAGTTACACTAAGTTTGATTTGGACACCCAGATGATTGGAATCTGTGAAGCTGCTGACATTTTGGCGGGTTTGAATACCAATCCGGAACAAGAACTGAACGACTGGAGCAGCCCtttgaagcagcagcagcaggaaaaGGAGAAAGTTATGCATATCAAAACAGAACCTTTATCACAAATACGGCCTAAAACTCCTACCACCGAAGAGGTTCGACGAAGGGATCGTTGGAGCAATGTGAGGCAGTCATCATTATCCAGGAAGTCGATAT CAATTCAAGAGTGCCGAACTCCTCCATCCACCAGTAAAATCAACATCAGCAGATGTATTACGGTAGACTTCAGCGATGAATCGGATAGTGAATTGAGAATAGATTTTTCCAAAATCAAATCTTCTCAGTTAAAGAGACGACTTGAAAAAATCCAAAGCTACATCGACAGTCCTCCTCAGGCAGTACGCAAAACAGCCGAAAGAAGAACATTTTCCAGGAAAAAATTTGAAAAGAGCCCTCACACACCGGTCGCAGTTCGGAGGCTTAGTTACGAAAGTACGAATTCTGAACGAACAAACGGAATCGAAATGGAGCCGGCTCATATATCATCCGATGAAGAAATGGACTGCTTGCAGGGGACACAACAACACCCTCAACCGGAAGACCCAGTAGCGATCGATTCCAGTCCTGAGGGTGATAATTTCGATTCCAGCTTACTCATCAAAGCGAACATCAACCAGCTTTCGCAGTTTTTCTCGCAACCCGGACCACCTGTGACAAAACCAAATCCCGATTCTGAATCCCTCAACAAAGAACCGCCGTTTTTCGGGTTTCCTCCCGAACCAACGTCGCCGATTTCGCTACCTTCGGACACGAGTGCATCACCAAAAGTACTAAGTATTGCCTGGTTATTTCGGAGTGAGGCCGAAACCGAGAGCGAAAGCGAACTGGAGGGAAGAAATTCAGAGGAACACATACATCGCCTTCTAGAGGATGACGACGACTTTCTGGTGCAGCTATATTCGTCACAAAGAAAAGAAGAGTCAGTTGGAACACCGGAGCCTGCTTCGCCGATAAAGGAAGGATCGCCTGCTCGTGAAGCGGAGTTTGTCATGCCTTTACCGCCTGCCGAAAGATATAGTAACAG GACAAATATGGTGACACCTTCAAACGAAACAGACATTAACCACGCGTACCCACCTCTCGAAGGCTTTCAAACGGCCAGAGGCCGGGGAATCAAGATATCCGAAACGGCACTCGCCAAAGCTCGCACTATCTGGGACGACGAAGAGCGAAAATTCGATGGAGATAAAGCTTGGCAAACAAACACCACCGACGACAACGAGGCATGCGCAGTCCTCGTCCCTGTTCCGGAAAAGCCATCTTTTGGCGGGTTCTGTACCGCAGGTGGGAGTAAGGTGCACATTTCGGATAAAGCTCTTGCAAGAGCCGAACAACTATGGAAAGAAGAGGAAGGGAATGACGATATTGGTGCACCGGTGGTAGAGTATGATAAACCAGAAACAGCGCTGCAATCATTTGGTGGATTTCAAACGGCTGGAGGAAGCCGCGTTACAGCTTCCGAAAAAGCTTTGGCTAAAGCGCAACATATTCTGGATCAGCTTGAGCACGAAATGAGAACTGAAGACATTCATCCGGAACAGGTGCAAGGTGAGAGTTTCGGATTCCAGACAGCTCGTGGCAGTACGGTGAAAGTATCTGATGATGCCATGTCTAAGGCACAGTCTATGCTCAGGCGGATAGAGCTTGACTTGGAGAATCAACTCAATG ACCCGCTAAacggaaaacctcgaaaaatacCTAAAGAAGATGCAAACAAACCAACTACAGCTGAAGATGGCAGTTGTGCGAAACGGCTTCGCGATGGAAATGATAGTGAACCGGAAACACCTCTCAAGAAGTACAAACTAGAGGCAAGATGCAATAATGCGGTGCACCAGTTCTCCACAAGTACGCCAAACATACATGGCAAAGCAATTGTTCCTACATCGCATCACAATGGCAAACACGAGCTCGATCACTTTTTCGGAGATCTAGATGACCACGAGTTTCAGCAGCTTTTCAGCGGAATGGATCCAACTGGTCCAAATAGTCGTAGGTCTCGTCCCATGAAACAAGTCCGACTTACGAGCCGTTTCGATGAATGCGATAATGTGAGCGCAGACGAACACAACCTTCCGGGTGGAATACCGTGGGATGATAGTTTCGGAGATGTCGTTACCAAATTGAACTCCGACGAAGGGCTGAGGGTAGCCCAACAGATACTAGAAGCAAGACAGCTGTGCAGGCAACGGCaacaaagttacatcgaaaataAACCATCGGATGAGCGAAGGCCACGGTTGACGGAATTCATTAAGAAGAAGCAACTGAGTGGGAGGAAGAATGTTCGCCAATTTGTGGAAAGTAACAAGAATTCTGGAGATATTGGGGTTGTGTCTGAGAGGCTACGACATGTGAATGCGGATAATGCGAAGGACTTCAAGTTTGACATGATTCAACTGTATGG TAAAACTGAGTGCCTAGAAAACGTGGAAGGCATTTCGCTCGGTAATCCAAATGCCACGACTCGTCTCCTGTTCAACGACCGCTGCCAGGTAGGACTTCCGGAGCTCAAAGCAGCTTTCCTCGCATCTCCCGGTGTCGATCCAGCTCTGATTCCCACGGGATGGATTGAAAACTGCTGGGTGTGGATTATCATCAAACTGACGTCAATGGAATGTCAATTTTCGGAATGCTTCTCTGGAATAACGACGCCCGAAAATATGTTCAATCAACTTGTGTACCGGTATCATATAGAAATCGATAACGCCAAACGTTCTGTGATAAGGAAAATGTTGGAAAAAGATGACATCGCTAGTAAGCGGATGGTTCTGTTTGTTTCACGAATATTCCGTGGATCAGTTCCATTTGAAGCAGAGATTGAACTTTGCGATGGATGGTATGCTATAAGGACGGTGTTGGATTTTCCATTAACACAAGCCGTACTCCGCGGCAAAGTCACTATCGGGACCAAACTCATGATTCAGGGAGCGGAATTGATCAATCTCAGTGAAGGTTGTTCGCCATTGGAAGTACCAGCAGACGTGCGACTTAAAATCCATGCCAATTCCACTCGGAGAACAAAGTGGGACACTCGCCTGGGAGTGTACAAAGTGCCTTTGAATTTTGTGATATCTAGCAACGATGTTCTTGAAGGTGGTGGACTTATTGCAAGCTTAGAAATTATAATACTACGAGTTTATCCAATGATGTTCGTCGATAAAACCCAGCGAGATGCCCAAGGAGCCGTTAAGGGTGATCGGGCTTCCACCGTGTTACGTTCGGAGCGAGTCGAGAGGCGTAGAGCATTGGAAAGTGACAGCAATCGCTTCGAGAATTTCCAAGCGCTTTTCAGTCAAGTGCAACGAGAAGTGCAAGCAGAAAGTGTTCAACAGAATGGCCGTAGCAGCCTATTAAGCAAACTAACGCGCGCAACGACTACCGCCGAATTGCTGGAACTAGTGGACGCCGGTTTGGATCTATCCTGCCTAGAG ATTGAATTCAGTAGTACTCAACGAGAAGCCATCATTAACCTCCAGCGGCGCAAGCAGGAAGAGTGCCTCCAGGAAGTGAATCGGCGTATCAGAGAACGCATGAATGGCGCTGAGAGCAAACGGAAAGTAAGCTCTTTGTTAAAGCTTCGAATAGCAGATGCCCGAAAACCAGATAAAGTATTGCTTCTATCCATATGGCGCCCTCCGGAAGATCATTGTAATGTGTTTCAAGAGGGAAGGGTACTAGAAATGAGGAATGCATCTGCAAATGGAATAAAAAATGGTGAAGTTCAGTTGACAGCAGGAAAAAATAGTGCTTTTAAAATTTTGGATCTCCATCAATATGAGCCTCCTGTTCGGTTGATGCGAACTTTGACGAAGATAGCTGATATAGAGACAACAGGTTTCCGACCAATGTTCAACGAATTTGATACTATCGGCATAGTCATCCAAGTTGGAACCATAGgaaacaaaaattttcaaacgGTATACTTGGCGGACGCAGATCAAAACTTGCTTGGTGTGCATTTTTGGTCCAGCATAAAGGAATATGCCTACGAGGACGTCGTCAAGGAACACGTTGTGCTGTGTATATCAAATCTACAATGGCGAACGAATAATGCTCATAATGTTATTCCAACTGCGTTTGCAACTGAATGTACTACTTTCAGTGAACACTCCAAATCAAAGCACtttgttgaagaatttcaaaGTTTCCATGCTTTTCTAAAGGATAGAGATCTGCAGGAGTTTTACGATGAGTGTAGCGCGAAAATAGCAGAATTGAAAGATGTGAAACTTCCACGGTCCTGTAGCTTCAATACGCCATTGCGGAATAATTCTACAACAACTCCTATGCGTTCAATACTAACCAGTGTGAATCCAAACGCCACAACTACACCTTCTCCTGGTGTGAGACAACCTGCTAGCTTACAGAAACGTAAATTGGAGCAGCTGGCTGCATATAAAAGCCCTCCGAAGCTGA